The Bradyrhizobium betae genomic interval CCGATCGATCCGCCGCCGGGCTGTCGCTTCCACACCCGCTGCGCGTTTGCGGAGCCGCTCTGCGCAAATGCCGCACCAAAGCTGACGGCCGTCGATACAATGGGCCACGAAGCCGCGTGCTACATGGCGATCCCGGGTTCAGGCCATAGCCGCGCGCCCGCAGAGGAAACCGCATGACGAGACCGACACCCAAAGAGATCAAGCCGATTGCGCAAGTGGCCGGCGTTCCCGTCGACGACGAGATCGCAACCCGCATCTCCAATTCGATCGGGCCGGCCTTCGAAGGTTTTGAAGCCATCGCCGGCACGTTGCCGTTCGACCTCGAGCCCGCGCTCTATCCGATCGCGCAGACGCTGAAGGTGTCGAAATGAGCACTGAGCCAGCCTTGATGACGCTCACCGAGGTCGCGCGTGCGATCGCGATGAAGCAGGTGTCCTCGCACGAGGTGACGCGGGCGCTGCTGCACCGCATCGCGCAGTGGCAGCCGCATCTCAACGCCTTCATGTCGATCGAAGCGGAGGCTGCGTTGAAAGCGGCCGAGGCCGCCGACGCCGAGCTTGCCAAGGGCAATGTCCGCGGTCCGCTGCATGGCGTGCCGCTGGCGCACAAGGATATGTATTACGATGCCGGCAAGGTCTCGACCTGCGGCTCGCTGATCCGCCGCGATTTCGTGCCGACCGTGACCTCCACCGCCCTGCAGCGGCTGAAGGATGCCGGGCAGGTTCGCCTCGGCACGTTGCATCTGGCCGAGTTCGCCTACGGCCCGACCGGGCACAACCATCACTATGGCCCGGTGCGCAATCCCTGGAACGTCGCGCACATCACCGGCGGCTCCTCGTCCGGCTCCGGCTCGTCGGTCGCCGCGCGCCTGACGTTTGCCGCGCTCGGCTCCGACACCGGCGGCTCGATCCGCATGCCCGCGCATTTCTGCGGCGTCACGGGCCTGAAGACCACCGTCGGCCGCGTCAGCCGCGCCGGCGCGATGCCGCTGTCGCAATCGCTCGACACCGTCGGCCCGCTCGCGCGGACCGCGGAGGATTGTGCGCTGCTGCTGGCGTTGATAGCTGGTCTCGATCCCGCGGATTCGACCACCAGCCACGAGCCGCTGTCGGACTATGTCGCGGCGACCAAGGGCTCGCTGAAGGGCCTCAAGATCGGCGTGCCCGCGTCGTTCTATGTCGACGATCTCGACAGCGAGGTCGCGCGCGTGCTCGACGAGACCATCGCGGTGCTCAAGCGCGAAGGCGCCGACATCGTCAAGGTCGAGCTGCCGGACCAGCGGCAATTGTCATCGGCAAGCCAGCTCGTGCTCGCGGCGGAAGCGGCCGCCTTCCACAAGCGCTGGATGATCGAGCGTCCGCAGGATTACGGCCCGCAGGTCCTGATGCGGCTTCAGAACGGTCTCGCCGTGCCCGCCATCACCTATCTCGAAGCGATGCGCTGGCGCGGTCCGGCGCTCGCGGCTCACAATGCGGCCACGGCCGGAGTTGACGCGATCATCGCGCCGGCTTCGCCGGTGCCGGCACCGACGATCGAGGAGAGCGACGTCGGTGGCGGTCCGAACGCGCCGGCCATGGTGCAGCGCCTGACGCTGTTCACCCGTCCGGTGAATTATCTTGGCCTGCCGTCGCTGACCATTCCCTCGGGCTTCACCAAAAGCGGCCTGCCGGTCGGCATGCAGCTGATCGGCCGCTCCTTCGACGAGGCGACCCTGCTCACCATCGGCGCCGCGTTCCAGCGCGTCACCGACTATCACGACCGGATACCCAAGCTGCCGTCATGACAAAGCTCGTCGACATCTCAGGCCTCAACATCCGCTTCACCGGCGAGCGCACGGTCTATGCCGTGAACGACCTCAGTCTCTCGCTGGGCGACGGCGAGGTTCTGGGCCTGCTCGGCGAGTCCGGTTCGGGCAAGAGCGTGACATTGCGTGCGCTGATGCGGCTATTGCCGAAGAAGCGCACGCAGATCAAGGGCAAGGTCAACGTGATGGGCCGCGACGTTCTGGCCATGAACGACGAGGAACTCTCGTCGTTCCGCGGCCAGACGGTGTCGATGATCTTTCAGGAGCCCGCGCTCGCGCTCGACCCGGTCTACACCATCGGCGCGCAGATCGCCGAAAGCGTGGTGCGTCATGAGGGCAAGTCTTACGCAGAGGGCAGGGCGCGTGCACTCGATATGCTCGAGGTCGTGCGAATTCCCTCGGCCAGGCGGCGTCTCGACGCCTATCCGCACGAGATGTCCGGCGGCATGCGCCAGCGCGCGATGATCGCGCTGGCGCTGGCCTGCCGCCCCAAGATCCTGCTCGCGGACGAGCCGACCACCGCGCTCGATGCCACCGTGCAGATCCAGATCCTGCTGCTGTTGCGCGAGCTGCAGCGCGAGTTCGGCATGTCCGTCATCTTCGTCACCCACGACATCGGCGTCGCCATCGAGATCTGCGACCGCGTGGCGGTGATGTATGCCGGCCAGATCGCGGAGCAGGGCACGCTGCGCGACATCGTCCGCAGCCCGGTGCATCCCTACGCCAAGGGCCTGCTCGCCTCGACCATCCACGGCGCCAAGCGGGGGCAGCGCCTCGAAACCATCCCCGGGACCCCGCCCTCGCTGGCGGAGAAGCCGAACAGCTGCTCCTTCGCCCCGCGCTGCAAGCTCGCCGAGCCGCGCTGCCTGGAGCAATTGCCTCCCAATGTGGCGGTCGGACCGGGCCGGGCGGCGCGGTGCGTGCTGGCGGAGCCGGTGGCGGCGACGTAGCCGGTACGCTCCCTCGCCCCGTTCTTACGGGGAGAGGTCAGGAGAATCGCGGGCTACCAAATTCCTCCACGACAACACCGACTTGTCACACTTGGCCGCGCACCAAGCGTCGAACCCGTTTCTACTGTGCATGGGGTTGTTTTCGACATTTTTGTTCCGGCAAGCGCAACCAGGCGGCAGGGAACCGCATTCACACCCCATTCATTCCGGTTCCCGTTCCATGCGAGGCATTCACGCCAGAGGGATCTCACTGATGTACATTTCCAACGAAGGCCTGCTCGTCATCCTGTTCGTCGGCCTGGTGGCCGGCTGGCTGGCCGGAAAGATCGTGCGGGGTGCCGGGTTCGGGATCATCGGCGACATCGTCATCGGCATCTGCGGCGCGCTGGTAGCCAGCCTGTTGTTTCCGAAGCTTGGCATTCGCATCGGCACGGGCCTGGTGTCCGAGATCGTCTATTCCGCCATCGGTGCGGTCATCCTGCTGCTGGTCGTCAGGCTGGTGCGCAGCGGCGGCCGGCTTTAGCAGCTGCCTCGGCTCAATCGGAGCTTTCGCCTCTCCCCGGCTGGGGAGAGGCCGCGATGTCTGCTATAAAAAGCCGCAAAGACTGTGAAATACCTGACTTGCGTGCGAGGCCGTCAGGGGGTGATGTGACCCATCAGGGTCCCGGATTAAATCGGCTGCGCTCGGCGCAGCGGGAAGACCATGTTAATCCGGGTCGATTACCCCTGAACTGCCTGTGAAATCAGGGGCTCCGGCCCCTCACCTGAAAGAGATCAGACTGATGGCAGCCGTACCTGGCGTCCGCCGTTCAGAGCTCGGTGACGCCTTGCGCGCCTGTCGCACCGCGTTCATCGGCGTCGGCTTGATGAGCTGCATGATCAACCTGCTCTATCTGACCGGGTCGATCTTCATGCTCGAGGTCTACGACCGGGTGCTGCCGAGCCGCAGCGTTCCGACCCTTGTCGGCCTGATCGTCCTCGCCAGCTTCCTCTATGCCGCGCAGGGCGTGCTCGACATGATCCGCAACCGGATCCTGGGGCGGATCGGCACCGCGCTCGACGAGGCCCTCAACAAGCGCGTGTTCGACACCATCGTGCGCCTGCCTCTGCTGGTCGGCAACCGCAACGAGGGCCTGCAGCCGCTGCGCGACCTCGACAATGTCCGCTCCTTCCTCGGCGGTATGGGCCCGAGCGCGTTCTTCGATCTGCCCTGGCTGCCGCTCTATCTCGCCATCTGCTTCGCCTTCCACGTCATGATCGGTGTGACCGCCCTGGTCGGCGCCATCATCCTGGTCGGGCTGACGGTGGTCACCGAATTCATGTCCCGCCAGCCGGCGAAGGAGGCGATGGGCCTTGCCGCCCAGCGCAACGACATCGCCCAGTCCAGCCGCCGCAATGCCGAAGTCATGGTGTCGATGGGCATGACCGGCCGGATGAACCAGCGCTGGAGCGAGGCCAACGAAAAATATCTCGACGGCAACCAGCGTGCGAGCGACGTCGCCGGCGGTCTCGGCGCCGTCGCCAAGGTGCTGCGCATGATGCTGCAATCGGCCGTGCTCGCGGTCGGCGCCTATCTCGTCATCCACCAGGAGGCCACCGCCGGTATCATCATCGCCGGCTCGATCCTGTCCGCCCGCGCGCTGGCGCCGGTCGATCTTGCGATTGCGCACTGGAAATCCTTCGTCGCGGCACGCCAGAGCTGGCATCGCCTCACACGCCTTTTGGAGCAGATGCCGGCGCAGACGATGCCGACCCAGTTGCAGGCGCCCACCAGCCGCCTATCGGTCGAGGGCATCGCCATGGTGCCGCCGGGCGACCAGCGCCTCATCGTGCAGGACGTCACTTTCGCGCTCGCCGCCGGCAACGGCCTCGGCGTGATCGGACCGAGCGGCTCCGGCAAATCCTCGCTGATCCGCGCGCTGGTCGGTGTCTGGCAGCCCGTTCGCGGCAAGGTGCGGCTCGACGGCGCGGCGCTCGACCAATGGTCGAGCGACATGCTGGGTCGCCACATCGGTTATCTGCCGCAGGACGTCGAATTGTTCGGCGGCTCCATCGCGCAGAACATCAGCCGGTTCGATCCCGCGGCGACCTCCGACGGCATCATCGCCGCGGCCAAGGAAGCCGGCGTGCACGAGATGATCATCAAGATGCGTGAGGGCTACAACACGCAGGTCGGCGAGCAGGGCACCGCGCTCTCCGCAGGCCAGGCCCAGCGCGTGGCGCTGGCGCGTGCCCTCTACGGCAATCCGTTCCTGATCGTGCTCGACGAGCCCAATTCCAATCTCGACACCGAAGGCGACGAGGCGTTGACCCGCGCGATCCGCGGTGCACGCGACCGCGGCGCCATCGTCATCGTGGTGGCGCACCGACCGATCGGCGTCGAGGCGGTCGACCAGATCCTGGTGCTGCGCGACGGCCGCATGCAGGCCTTCGGACCGAAGGAGCAGGTGCTCGCGCAAGTGCTGCAGCCGCGCGTGACGCCGCCGGCACCGATCAAGATCGTCAGCGAAGGCGGCAAGTCATGAGCACGATGACGATAGGCGGCAAGCCAGCCGCGAAGAGGACCGTGCGGGACTCGATCCGCTTTCACCTGATGCTCGGGCTTGGGATCGTGCTGGTTCTCGTGGTCGGCCTCGGCGGCTGGGCATCGACCGTGCAGATCTCCGGCGCGCTGATCGCGCCGGGCCAGATCGTGGTCGAATCCAACGTCAAGAAGGTGCAGCACCCGACCGGCGGCGTGGTCGGCGAGCTGCGCGCCCGCGACGGCGACGTGGTCAAGGCCGGCGACATCGTGGTGCGACTGGACGATACCGTCACCAAGGCGAACCTCGCCATCGTCACCAAGAATCTCGATGCTGCGCAGGCGCGCGCGGCGCGGCTCCAGGCCGAGCAGCGCGGGATCGACACGATCGACTTCCCGCGATCGCTGCTCGATCGCGGCAACGATCCCGACGTCAAGGCGCTGCTGTCCGCTGAGACGAAATTGTTCGACGTGCGCGTCAACGGCCGTGCCGGCCAGAAGGCGCAGCTGCGCGAACGCATCCAGCAGCTCAACGAAGAGATTGCGGGTCTGTCCGCGCAGGAAAAGGCCAAGGACAAGGAAATCTCGCTGGTGCAGCAGGAGCTGGTCGGCGTGCGCGATCTCTATGAGAAGCATCTGGTGCAGATCTCGCGCCTGACCACGCTGGAGCGCGACAGCGCCCGCCTCAACGGCGAGCGCGCCCAGTACATCGCCTCGCGCGCGCAGGCCAAGGGCAAGATCACCGAGACCGAGCTCCAGATCATCCAGGTCGACAAGGACATGGTCAGCGAGGTCTCCAAGGATCTGCGCGAGACCAACGACAAGATCGGCGAAATGATCGAGCGCAAGGTCGCCGCCGAGGACCAGCTTCGCCGCGTCGACATCCGCGCGCCGCAGGACGGCATGGTGCTGCAATCGACCGTTCATACCGTCGGCGGCGTCGTCACCGCCGGCGACGCCCTGATGCTGATCGTGCCGCAGGCCGACGATCTCCAGGTCGAGGCCAAGGTCAATCCGGTCGACATCGACAAGCTGCAGATCGGCCAGAAGACGCTGCTGCGCCTCTCCGCCTTCAACCAGCGCACCACGCCCGAGCTCAACGGCGTCGTCAGCCGTGTCTCGCCCGACGTGACCACCGACCAGCGCACCGGCCAGAGCTACTACACCATCCGCGTCTCGCTGCCGGCGGACGAGATCGCCCGCCTCGGCGACTCCAGGATGATCCCCGGCATGCCCGTGGAAGCCTTTGTCCAGACCGGCGACCGCACCATGCTGTCCTATCTGATGAAACCCCTGCACGACCAGTTGATGCGGGCATTCAGAGAGAAGTGACGCGCGAAAGCGCGGCATCCCGGAGCGCGCTTAGCGCGCATCCGGGATCTCGTGCGCCGGGCTTGATTTCGTGGGGTGGGTTAGGCGAAGCCGTAACCCACCACTTCTATGTCTGCTGAAGCAGAGGTGGTGGGTTACGCTGCGCTAACCCACCC includes:
- a CDS encoding amidase gives rise to the protein MSTEPALMTLTEVARAIAMKQVSSHEVTRALLHRIAQWQPHLNAFMSIEAEAALKAAEAADAELAKGNVRGPLHGVPLAHKDMYYDAGKVSTCGSLIRRDFVPTVTSTALQRLKDAGQVRLGTLHLAEFAYGPTGHNHHYGPVRNPWNVAHITGGSSSGSGSSVAARLTFAALGSDTGGSIRMPAHFCGVTGLKTTVGRVSRAGAMPLSQSLDTVGPLARTAEDCALLLALIAGLDPADSTTSHEPLSDYVAATKGSLKGLKIGVPASFYVDDLDSEVARVLDETIAVLKREGADIVKVELPDQRQLSSASQLVLAAEAAAFHKRWMIERPQDYGPQVLMRLQNGLAVPAITYLEAMRWRGPALAAHNAATAGVDAIIAPASPVPAPTIEESDVGGGPNAPAMVQRLTLFTRPVNYLGLPSLTIPSGFTKSGLPVGMQLIGRSFDEATLLTIGAAFQRVTDYHDRIPKLPS
- a CDS encoding ABC transporter ATP-binding protein; this encodes MTKLVDISGLNIRFTGERTVYAVNDLSLSLGDGEVLGLLGESGSGKSVTLRALMRLLPKKRTQIKGKVNVMGRDVLAMNDEELSSFRGQTVSMIFQEPALALDPVYTIGAQIAESVVRHEGKSYAEGRARALDMLEVVRIPSARRRLDAYPHEMSGGMRQRAMIALALACRPKILLADEPTTALDATVQIQILLLLRELQREFGMSVIFVTHDIGVAIEICDRVAVMYAGQIAEQGTLRDIVRSPVHPYAKGLLASTIHGAKRGQRLETIPGTPPSLAEKPNSCSFAPRCKLAEPRCLEQLPPNVAVGPGRAARCVLAEPVAAT
- a CDS encoding GlsB/YeaQ/YmgE family stress response membrane protein, producing MYISNEGLLVILFVGLVAGWLAGKIVRGAGFGIIGDIVIGICGALVASLLFPKLGIRIGTGLVSEIVYSAIGAVILLLVVRLVRSGGRL
- a CDS encoding type I secretion system permease/ATPase codes for the protein MAAVPGVRRSELGDALRACRTAFIGVGLMSCMINLLYLTGSIFMLEVYDRVLPSRSVPTLVGLIVLASFLYAAQGVLDMIRNRILGRIGTALDEALNKRVFDTIVRLPLLVGNRNEGLQPLRDLDNVRSFLGGMGPSAFFDLPWLPLYLAICFAFHVMIGVTALVGAIILVGLTVVTEFMSRQPAKEAMGLAAQRNDIAQSSRRNAEVMVSMGMTGRMNQRWSEANEKYLDGNQRASDVAGGLGAVAKVLRMMLQSAVLAVGAYLVIHQEATAGIIIAGSILSARALAPVDLAIAHWKSFVAARQSWHRLTRLLEQMPAQTMPTQLQAPTSRLSVEGIAMVPPGDQRLIVQDVTFALAAGNGLGVIGPSGSGKSSLIRALVGVWQPVRGKVRLDGAALDQWSSDMLGRHIGYLPQDVELFGGSIAQNISRFDPAATSDGIIAAAKEAGVHEMIIKMREGYNTQVGEQGTALSAGQAQRVALARALYGNPFLIVLDEPNSNLDTEGDEALTRAIRGARDRGAIVIVVAHRPIGVEAVDQILVLRDGRMQAFGPKEQVLAQVLQPRVTPPAPIKIVSEGGKS
- a CDS encoding HlyD family type I secretion periplasmic adaptor subunit, which produces MSTMTIGGKPAAKRTVRDSIRFHLMLGLGIVLVLVVGLGGWASTVQISGALIAPGQIVVESNVKKVQHPTGGVVGELRARDGDVVKAGDIVVRLDDTVTKANLAIVTKNLDAAQARAARLQAEQRGIDTIDFPRSLLDRGNDPDVKALLSAETKLFDVRVNGRAGQKAQLRERIQQLNEEIAGLSAQEKAKDKEISLVQQELVGVRDLYEKHLVQISRLTTLERDSARLNGERAQYIASRAQAKGKITETELQIIQVDKDMVSEVSKDLRETNDKIGEMIERKVAAEDQLRRVDIRAPQDGMVLQSTVHTVGGVVTAGDALMLIVPQADDLQVEAKVNPVDIDKLQIGQKTLLRLSAFNQRTTPELNGVVSRVSPDVTTDQRTGQSYYTIRVSLPADEIARLGDSRMIPGMPVEAFVQTGDRTMLSYLMKPLHDQLMRAFREK